The nucleotide window TTCCTTCTCGAGACGCAGCCCCATGGTAGGGCTTCGACTTCGATCTCTGGCGTCGAAGTCGAGATCGATGCTCGAGTTCGAAACCAGCATCGAGCCTGCTTTTAACTAACACTGTCAATCTAAATCCATGATTTTATAAGAAATTTCCAAAATTGACGAAATAACGTCTACGCCAATTTTTCTCATTGTAATTACTGTGTTTTATAAAAATATATGATCCAATATTCAAACGTATTTTGTCGTCCCGCCGTCATTTTCATTATGGCTCCCCTGGAAATGTCACGGATACATGTGTGTATTCATGATCTTATGACACTGCGTGCGGACAAAGCGTATCGCTGCCCATTGGATTGCCGCTGAGCGCGTACGCCCTAGCTCGAGAACCGCCGCAAACCCACCTATAATCGCAGTGACCGCAGCCGCCCTCATAGTGGTCGGCATTGCGCAGCTCGATAAGGTCGGGATTTTCGCGGTAGATCGTCTCGAGCCCGGTTTCTTTAACGTTTCCGAGGAGTGGATAAGGCAAAAATCCCGCGGGATAGACATCGCCGGTGTGGGAAACGAAAATCACTCCGTTACCGTCTCGTACACCAAAACCCTTTGATTTTGCCTGCTTTTGTAACTCTTCGATCGTCTTACCGCAGGCCAATTCCTGCTCCATCCAAAAGCGTCGATAGTGAGGAGCTTCAACTGTGCTCAGGAAAAAAGGCGCAGAGCTCGATGTCTTATAAACCCAGTCAAATAAATCATTCATTTGGCTTTGGCTGGGCATAAGTTGCTTGCTCCCCTGCCAACAGGAATCAGGACAAACAGACTCCAACGCCGGACGGGAGGGTGTGCTTTTTCGCTAAGCAAACGGTAAAGGGTCTCGACATGAGGCAAGGTATCGCGAGTAATTGTTGTGTTTATTTGCACAGGTATCTCGTGCTCTTTGGCCCATCCAAGCGCTCGCATCGAATAGTCAAAAGTGCCTGGCACTTGCCTGAATCCGTCGTGGACCTCCGCATTGGGGCCATCGAGACTTACCCCAAGCGCCATGACGCCAAGTTCCTTCATTTTAGCCACTTTTTCAGAACTTAAAGACGGCGTCGTGCTTGGAGTGACCGAAACCGGTACCGAATGGCTCCTGGCGTAAGCAATTAATTCAAAAAGATCAGGTCGTTTCATGGGATCGCCACCTGTTAGCACCAGCATACTGCCAAGTGTTTTGACGGAATCGATCAAACGCTTCGCTTGTTCAGTATTTAGCTCCGCAGGGTCGCGATACGGCAGCGCGTTCGCGCGGCAGTGTTTGCAGGCAAGATCACAGGCAATCGTGGTTTCCCAGTACACATTCCTGGGAGCATCCGAATAAACAAAACCTGCGAAGGGTTCACCGATTAACTGAGCATGTACCATGGCATTGAAGCTCTTTCTGAGTCGAACAAGCGCTTTACACTGATTCAAGCAACTACTCCCATCAGAAAGCTCTAGCAAGGTCCTTTTTGCGTTTGTTTTGTAACCTCAAGCACGGTATAGCTTCGGGTTTTGTAAGGGTTTTTTTTCTCGAAAAACTTCGAAAAAAAACGGGGGATGCTTTGAAGCGCTTTAGGCATGGTTGCATTTGGGCAGTACTGATCCTTTGCAGCATCGGTTTTATTGCAAGCCCTGGCCACGCCGATCCTAAACCAGCAAATCTCTGGGCCAAACTTGAAACCCCAAAAGTTCTTCTATCAGGGGTGCCGTTTACCTTGAGTATCAGTCCGCGCGAGCACGAGGAACTGTCCGAGGATCTGGAACTGGAAATCCTTGCAGCCTCAAGTGGTAAAGAACTACGTCGCTATCGCTTTTCAAATCCTGACATGAAAAAGCTTTGGACCATCGACGGCATTCGTATCGAGCACGGCGGTAAAGCAAAGATCCAGCTTCTGCACCAAGGCAAGGTCTTCGTTTCAAAACAGCTAAGTGTGATTCCGGGCTGGTTTTCCATCTTGCCAACGCTCATCGCCATCATCATCGCTTTGCTACTCAAAGAAGTGCTCATTGCGCTCTTCGTCGGACTCTGGATTGGCGTGATGGGCGTTCAGGATTTTTCACCAGTGCGTGGTTTTCTGCGGAGTATTGACAGCTACGTAATTAACGAAGTCGCCGATCAGCACCATGGATCGGTCATGGTCTTCACACTGATGCTTGGAGGCTTTGTTGCACTTCTTTCGCGCTCCGGAGGTGCGCATGGTTTAGCCACTGCATTTACGCGCTTTGCCAAAAACCGCCGACGTGGACAGCTCAGCACATGGGTGCTTGGCTGGGTGATCTTTTTTGATGACTACGCAAACACCTTACTCGTCGGCACAACCATGCGGCCCATTACGGATCGCTTACGTATCAGTCGAGAAAAACTCGCCTTCATTGTCGATACCACTTCAGCACCGATTGCATCTTTAGCGCTTGTCTCAACTTGGATTGGCGTTGAAATCGGCTACATCGCCGATCAGTTCGATGCGCTTCATC belongs to Myxococcales bacterium and includes:
- a CDS encoding SPASM domain-containing protein translates to MNDLFDWVYKTSSSAPFFLSTVEAPHYRRFWMEQELACGKTIEELQKQAKSKGFGVRDGNGVIFVSHTGDVYPAGFLPYPLLGNVKETGLETIYRENPDLIELRNADHYEGGCGHCDYRWVCGGSRARAYALSGNPMGSDTLCPHAVS
- a CDS encoding radical SAM protein, with protein sequence MNQCKALVRLRKSFNAMVHAQLIGEPFAGFVYSDAPRNVYWETTIACDLACKHCRANALPYRDPAELNTEQAKRLIDSVKTLGSMLVLTGGDPMKRPDLFELIAYARSHSVPVSVTPSTTPSLSSEKVAKMKELGVMALGVSLDGPNAEVHDGFRQVPGTFDYSMRALGWAKEHEIPVQINTTITRDTLPHVETLYRLLSEKAHPPVRRWSLFVLIPVGRGASNLCPAKAK